One Glycine max cultivar Williams 82 chromosome 3, Glycine_max_v4.0, whole genome shotgun sequence DNA window includes the following coding sequences:
- the LOC100808403 gene encoding protein WHAT'S THIS FACTOR 9, mitochondrial: protein MNKNGVIPSWMKQQWRGIVKVRLKWVKNRSLDHVIDKETDLKAACLLKDAVNRSSTGFLTAQSVADWQKLLGLTVPVLRFLRRYPTLFHEFPHPRWPSLPCFRLTDTALFLHSQELSLHQTHQNGAVEKLSKLLMMSNSRALPLHSLHALKWDLGLPDTFHKTLVPQFPNHFQFVKSPNGVVSLKLSRWPDELAVSALQKHNEGGTHYREFKRGQSALAFPMRFPRGYGAQTKVRTWMEEFQKLPYVSPYVDSTKIDPNSDLMEKRVVGVLHEILSLTLHKKTKRNYLRGLREEFNLPHKFTRIFTRYPGIFYLSLKCKTTTVTLKEGYQSGKLVDPHPLARHRDKFYHVMQTGLLYRGDGSLKPRENKIENDELRSEDEVEMSDQLCESE from the coding sequence ATGAACAAAAATGGCGTTATTCCGTCGTGGATGAAGCAGCAATGGCGGGGCATAGTGAAAGTGCGTTTGAAATGGGTCAAGAACCGAAGCCTGGACCACGTCATCGACAAGGAAACCGATCTGAAGGCGGCGTGCCTCCTTAAGGACGCCGTGAACCGCTCCTCCACCGGCTTCCTCACCGCGCAATCCGTCGCCGACTGGCAGAAACTTCTCGGCCTGACCGTCCCCGTCCTCCGCTTCCTCCGCCGCTACCCCACCCTCTTCCACGAGTTCCCCCACCCTCGCTGGCCCTCCCTCCCCTGCTTCCGCCTCACCGACACCGCACTCTTCCTCCACTCCCAGGAACTCTCCCTCCACCAAACCCACCAAAACGGCGCCGTCGAAAAACTCTCCAAGCTCCTCATGATGTCCAACTCACGCGCCCTCCCTCTCCACTCCCTCCACGCGCTCAAGTGGGACCTCGGCTTACCCGACACCTTCCACAAAACCCTAGTCCCCCAATTCCCCAACCACTTCCAATTCGTCAAGTCCCCCAACGGCGTCGTTTCGCTCAAGCTATCCCGCTGGCCCGACGAACTCGCGGTTTCCGCACTGCAGAAGCACAACGAGGGTGGGACCCACTACCGCGAATTCAAGCGGGGACAATCCGCGTTGGCTTTTCCGATGCGGTTTCCGAGGGGCTACGGCGCGCAGACAAAAGTGAGGACGTGGATGGAGGAGTTTCAGAAGCTTCCTTATGTTTCTCCTTATGTGGATTCCACGAAGATTGATCCTAACAGCGATTTGATGGAGAAGCGTGTGGTTGGGGTTCTGCACGAGATTTTGAGCTTGACTCTGCACAAGAAAACCAAGAGGAACTACTTGAGGGGCTTGAGGGAAGAGTTCAACCTTCCGCATAAGTTTACCCGCATTTTCACCAGGTATCCTGGGATTTTTTACCTCTCCTTGAAGTGTAAAACCACCACGGTTACTCTCAAGGAAGGTTACCAGAGTGGGAAATTGGTGGACCCGCATCCTCTTGCTCGGCATAGAGATAAGTTCTACCATGTGATGCAGACGGGGCTGCTTTATCGCGGTGACGGATCCTTGAAACCTCGGGAGAACAAGATTGAAAATGATGAGCTAAGGAGTGAGGACGAGGTTGAAATGAGTGACCAACTCTGCGAGAGTGAATGA